A single region of the Streptomyces sp. NBC_00425 genome encodes:
- a CDS encoding sensor histidine kinase: MDVSMVWRRWIARHDRVRDALPAVPLIVVAVSATAVGESSWHEPRWQEAVWSGLSCLPLVVRSRWPLPVALVTLATGLTLMALVPSADMAPAAGLVALYTLAALGSRRTAWTVGLAAALAIAGVHAATHAESVVGAAGLLRLDFAIAATALGRAVRNRRDHLAEARARVVRAENAQEAEARRRVSEERVRIARDLHDVVAHHITLVNAQAGVAHHLMRANPDQAFEALAHIKDNSRAALDELRATVGLLRQPDDAPGARAPIPRLADLDALAGGLRAGGLSVHVSRAGDPAPQAPATELTAYRIVQEALTNTHKHASATRATVTLEYGPHTLRVTVTDDGRPGAPQGPGAGHGLIGMRERATAIGGTVTAGPRPEGGFQVVADLPLSLAPATV; the protein is encoded by the coding sequence ATGGACGTGAGTATGGTGTGGCGCCGGTGGATCGCCCGTCATGACCGTGTGCGCGACGCGCTCCCGGCGGTGCCGCTGATCGTGGTGGCCGTGTCGGCGACCGCCGTCGGCGAGTCCTCCTGGCACGAGCCGCGCTGGCAGGAGGCGGTGTGGTCCGGGCTGTCCTGTCTGCCCCTGGTCGTCCGCAGCCGGTGGCCGCTGCCCGTCGCCCTCGTCACACTGGCGACCGGGCTCACCTTGATGGCCCTTGTTCCCAGCGCCGACATGGCCCCTGCGGCCGGGCTCGTGGCCCTGTACACGCTCGCAGCCCTCGGCAGCCGGCGCACCGCGTGGACCGTCGGCCTGGCCGCCGCCTTGGCGATCGCGGGTGTCCACGCCGCCACCCACGCGGAGTCAGTCGTGGGCGCTGCCGGCCTGTTGCGGCTCGACTTCGCGATCGCCGCGACCGCGCTGGGCCGCGCCGTCCGCAACCGTCGCGACCATCTCGCCGAGGCCAGGGCCCGCGTGGTCCGTGCCGAGAACGCGCAGGAGGCGGAAGCCCGGCGCCGCGTCTCCGAGGAGCGGGTGCGTATCGCGCGCGATCTGCACGACGTCGTGGCCCACCACATCACCCTGGTCAACGCCCAGGCGGGAGTGGCCCACCACCTCATGCGCGCCAACCCCGACCAGGCGTTCGAGGCGTTGGCCCACATCAAGGACAACAGCCGCGCCGCACTGGACGAACTGCGCGCCACGGTAGGTCTGTTGCGCCAGCCCGACGACGCGCCCGGCGCCCGGGCCCCCATCCCCCGGCTCGCCGATCTCGACGCCCTCGCCGGAGGACTGCGGGCCGGCGGACTGTCCGTGCACGTGTCCCGCGCCGGCGACCCCGCGCCGCAGGCCCCCGCCACCGAGCTGACCGCCTATCGCATCGTCCAGGAAGCCCTCACCAACACGCACAAGCACGCGTCCGCCACCCGGGCCACCGTGACCCTGGAGTACGGCCCGCACACGCTCCGGGTCACCGTGACCGACGACGGACGCCCCGGCGCTCCCCAGGGCCCCGGCGCCGGTCACGGCCTGATCGGCATGCGGGAGCGCGCCACCGCCATCGGCGGGACCGTCACCGCCGGCCCGCGGCCCGAAGGCGGCTTCCAGGTCGTCGCGGACCTGCCGCTCTCCCTCGCCCCCGCAACCGTCTGA
- the msrA gene encoding peptide-methionine (S)-S-oxide reductase MsrA, which yields MAAQTQRAVLAGGCFWGMQDLIRRLPGVTATRVGYTGGDVPNATYRNHGTHAEAIEILFDPEKTDFRTVLELFFQIHDPSTKNRQGNDIGLSYRSAIYYVDDEQKRIAEDTIADVDACGLWPGKVVTEVEPVGPFWEAEPEHQDYLERYPDGYTCHFPRPGWRLPARTDA from the coding sequence ATGGCAGCGCAGACGCAGAGGGCCGTGCTAGCGGGCGGATGCTTCTGGGGAATGCAGGACTTGATCCGTCGGCTCCCGGGCGTGACCGCGACCCGGGTCGGCTACACCGGGGGTGACGTGCCGAACGCGACCTACCGCAACCACGGGACCCACGCGGAGGCCATCGAGATCCTCTTCGACCCGGAGAAGACCGACTTCCGGACCGTTCTCGAGCTGTTCTTCCAGATTCACGACCCGAGCACCAAGAACCGCCAGGGCAACGACATCGGGCTCAGCTACCGCTCGGCGATCTACTACGTGGACGACGAGCAGAAGCGGATCGCCGAGGACACCATCGCCGACGTCGACGCCTGCGGACTGTGGCCGGGCAAGGTCGTCACCGAAGTGGAGCCGGTCGGGCCCTTCTGGGAGGCCGAGCCCGAGCACCAGGACTACCTGGAGCGCTACCCCGACGGCTACACCTGCCACTTCCCGCGCCCGGGCTGGCGGCTGCCCGCCCGCACGGACGCCTGA
- a CDS encoding response regulator transcription factor: MTVRVVLADDQPLVRSGLRVLMADHPDLEVVGEAATGAEAVRLVEDTDPDIVVMDIRMPGMDGIEATRLITAGPATTRVVVLTTFDEDDHVYGALRAGASGFLVKDMGLDDILAAIRVVAAGDALIAPGVTRRLIAEFVSRPAPAPERPPRPVGGITEREREVLTLVGRGRSNTEIAEDLFITTATAKSHVSRLLTKLGARDRVQLVITAYEAGLVPPPR, translated from the coding sequence ATGACCGTCCGGGTGGTGCTCGCCGACGACCAGCCGCTGGTCCGGTCCGGCCTGCGGGTGCTCATGGCCGACCACCCCGACCTCGAGGTCGTGGGTGAGGCCGCCACCGGCGCCGAGGCCGTCCGACTGGTCGAGGACACCGACCCCGACATCGTCGTCATGGACATCCGGATGCCCGGCATGGACGGCATCGAGGCCACTCGCCTGATCACCGCCGGTCCGGCGACCACCCGCGTCGTCGTCCTCACCACCTTCGACGAGGACGACCACGTGTACGGTGCACTCCGGGCCGGCGCGAGCGGCTTCCTGGTCAAGGACATGGGGTTGGACGACATCCTCGCGGCGATCCGTGTGGTCGCGGCCGGGGACGCCCTGATCGCACCGGGTGTGACGCGCCGTCTGATAGCGGAGTTCGTCAGTCGCCCCGCGCCTGCCCCGGAGCGACCCCCGCGCCCGGTCGGGGGCATCACCGAGCGCGAACGGGAAGTGCTGACCCTGGTCGGACGCGGCCGGTCGAACACCGAGATAGCCGAGGACCTCTTCATCACGACGGCCACCGCCAAGTCCCACGTGTCACGGCTGCTCACGAAACTGGGCGCCCGGGACCGGGTGCAGCTGGTCATCACCGCCTACGAGGCGGGGCTCGTCCCCCCGCCCCGCTGA
- a CDS encoding response regulator, with amino-acid sequence MTIRVLLADDQALLRGTFRLLLDAQPDMEVVAEASDGREAARLARAERADVVVMDIRMPEVDGIEATRLIGQDEDLAGVKVLVLTTFEEDELVVEALRAGASGFLGKGIEPVQLLDAVRLVAAGEALLSPTATKGLIARVLAHPSPGDLVDPARLAALTPREREVMTLVAAGLSNDEIAERLFVTPVTAKTHANRAMTKLGARDRAQLVVIAYETGLVQAGEAQR; translated from the coding sequence GTGACGATCCGCGTTCTGCTCGCCGACGACCAGGCCCTCCTGCGGGGCACCTTCCGGCTGCTCCTCGACGCACAGCCGGACATGGAGGTCGTCGCCGAGGCGTCCGACGGCCGCGAGGCGGCACGGCTGGCCCGTGCCGAACGCGCCGACGTCGTGGTGATGGACATCCGGATGCCCGAGGTCGACGGCATCGAGGCCACCCGGCTGATCGGCCAGGACGAGGACCTCGCCGGCGTCAAGGTCCTCGTGCTGACCACGTTCGAGGAGGACGAACTCGTCGTGGAGGCGCTGCGGGCCGGCGCCAGCGGCTTCCTCGGCAAGGGCATCGAGCCGGTTCAGCTGCTCGACGCCGTCCGCCTCGTCGCCGCCGGCGAGGCGTTGCTCTCTCCCACGGCCACCAAGGGCCTCATCGCGCGGGTCCTCGCCCACCCCTCCCCCGGCGACCTCGTGGACCCCGCGCGGCTGGCCGCGCTGACTCCCCGCGAACGCGAGGTGATGACCCTGGTGGCCGCCGGCCTGTCCAACGACGAGATCGCCGAACGCCTCTTCGTCACCCCGGTCACCGCCAAGACGCACGCCAACCGCGCGATGACCAAACTGGGTGCCCGTGACCGTGCCCAGCTGGTCGTCATCGCCTACGAGACCGGTCTGGTCCAGGCCGGCGAAGCGCAGCGCTGA
- a CDS encoding ATP-binding protein — protein sequence MESHADGDGCTGPGQHLMRTAYAMGGADGCIADARHHALAFLDRARADHRLRVPDRVRDIIQLVVSELVTNARKYAPGPVLMELRLTADSVDVAVWDNDPTVPTARPADPDRIGQHGLEIVKAVTAHLFVEQEPVGKRITARIALADPPGDGTPARRPS from the coding sequence GTGGAATCGCATGCCGACGGAGACGGCTGTACCGGGCCGGGACAGCACCTCATGCGCACCGCCTACGCGATGGGCGGCGCCGACGGCTGCATCGCCGACGCCCGCCACCACGCCCTGGCGTTCCTCGACCGGGCCCGCGCCGACCATCGTCTGCGCGTGCCCGACCGGGTGCGGGACATCATCCAGCTCGTGGTCAGCGAACTGGTCACCAACGCCCGCAAGTACGCTCCCGGCCCCGTTCTGATGGAGCTGCGTCTCACCGCCGACAGCGTGGACGTCGCCGTGTGGGACAACGACCCCACCGTTCCCACGGCCCGGCCCGCCGACCCGGACAGGATCGGCCAGCACGGTCTGGAGATCGTCAAGGCCGTCACCGCGCACCTCTTCGTGGAGCAGGAACCGGTCGGCAAGCGCATCACGGCGCGTATCGCCCTGGCCGATCCGCCCGGCGACGGCACCCCCGCCCGTCGTCCGTCGTAG